A genome region from Sphaerisporangium krabiense includes the following:
- a CDS encoding aromatic amino acid ammonia-lyase, producing MASPIVLDGVRARPGDIAEIACAGARVALAGPGLDRARASHAAAREIAARRPVYGRTTGVGANRTEAVPIAELDLHGLRLLRSHAGGAGPREPDVHVRAMLAVRANQILAGGSGLRPAFAEALAEALNAGRLPEVRQVGAIGTGDLTALAETGLTLVGERPWAGGGEDPPPLVLEAGDALAFCSSGAMTIGQAALAWARIAPLLRAAQVVAALSLVAVDGSTEPYDAEVHAARPHRGAARVAAEMRRLLRVPGQAADRETSAAQGLGGTRARVQDPFGYRCLPQVHGPAVEAAGELERVLTVEINAAAENPLLPAAGGTAHHHGGFHQAALGLALDHLRLALLQSAHLSAARLATLMDPAYTGLRPFLADGAPGASGAMILEYTATSALAGLREAAHPASLGHAVLSLGVEDHASFAPQSARHTLRAASAYRLVLACELVTAVRALRMRGVVPDPSTPVGAAFADAAWRLDPATEDRPLGADADAAAEVLDLLAGL from the coding sequence ATGGCGTCGCCGATCGTCCTGGACGGGGTCCGGGCGCGCCCGGGCGACATCGCCGAGATCGCGTGCGCCGGGGCCCGCGTCGCCCTGGCCGGGCCCGGGCTCGACCGGGCACGGGCCTCGCACGCGGCGGCCCGGGAGATCGCGGCGCGGCGCCCGGTGTACGGGCGTACGACCGGGGTCGGGGCCAACCGCACCGAGGCCGTCCCCATCGCCGAACTCGACCTGCACGGCCTGCGCCTGCTGCGCAGCCACGCCGGGGGCGCCGGGCCGCGGGAGCCGGACGTCCACGTGCGGGCGATGCTCGCCGTGCGCGCCAACCAGATCCTCGCCGGAGGCTCCGGCCTGCGGCCCGCCTTCGCCGAGGCGCTGGCCGAGGCGTTGAACGCCGGCCGCCTGCCGGAGGTGCGGCAGGTCGGGGCCATCGGCACCGGGGACCTCACCGCGCTCGCCGAGACCGGGCTCACCCTGGTCGGCGAGCGCCCCTGGGCGGGCGGCGGCGAGGACCCGCCTCCCCTGGTCCTGGAGGCCGGGGACGCCCTCGCCTTCTGCAGCAGCGGAGCGATGACCATCGGGCAGGCCGCGCTCGCGTGGGCACGGATCGCGCCCCTGCTGCGGGCGGCGCAGGTGGTGGCCGCGCTGTCCCTGGTCGCCGTGGACGGGAGCACCGAGCCGTACGACGCGGAGGTGCACGCCGCGCGCCCGCACCGGGGGGCCGCCCGGGTCGCCGCCGAGATGCGCCGCCTGCTGCGCGTTCCCGGGCAGGCCGCGGACCGGGAGACCTCCGCGGCGCAGGGCCTCGGCGGGACGCGGGCGCGCGTGCAGGACCCCTTCGGGTACCGGTGCCTGCCGCAGGTGCACGGCCCGGCGGTGGAGGCGGCGGGCGAGCTGGAGCGCGTGCTCACAGTGGAGATCAACGCCGCCGCGGAGAACCCGCTGCTGCCGGCCGCGGGCGGCACGGCGCACCACCACGGCGGCTTCCACCAGGCCGCGCTCGGCCTCGCCCTGGACCACCTGCGCCTGGCCCTGCTGCAGTCCGCGCACCTGTCGGCGGCGCGCCTGGCCACGCTGATGGATCCCGCCTACACGGGGCTGCGGCCGTTCCTGGCCGACGGCGCGCCGGGCGCGTCCGGCGCGATGATCCTGGAGTACACGGCCACCTCCGCGCTGGCCGGGCTGCGCGAGGCCGCGCACCCGGCCTCGCTCGGCCACGCCGTCCTGTCCCTGGGCGTCGAGGACCACGCGAGCTTCGCCCCCCAGTCGGCGCGCCACACCCTGCGGGCGGCGTCGGCCTACCGGCTGGTGCTGGCGTGCGAACTGGTCACGGCGGTGCGGGCGCTGCGGATGCGCGGCGTCGTGCCCGATCCGTCCACGCCGGTGGGCGCGGCGTTCGCCGACGCGGCCTGGCGGCTGGACCCGGCGACCGAGGACCGTCCTCTCGGCGCGGACGCCGACGCGGCCGCGGAGGTGCTGGACCTTCTCGCCGGGCTCTGA